The segment ATGCGGACGCGCTCGCGATTCGCCACCGCGGCGGCCAGGATGGTGAGAGCGCCATTGTCCGGAGCGGTTGCCGCCCGGACTGCGCGCTCTACCTCGCCTGCGTCGATGGTGGACGCCGCCGCGAGCACTCGGGTGACGAGCGGGTCGTCTTGGGTGCGCCCCGCCGTTTGTAGCGCGGCGACGAGAGCGCGCGCCTCTGCGGCGGTGAGCCGGATCGCACGGTCGAGGGCGGGCATCTGGCCGAAGACGTGCACCACCCCGTCTTCCACGTAAAGCGGTACGGCGGTGAGCGGGTCGTACGGGTCGGCCGCGCACAGTGAGAGCGTCTCGAGATCGGCCGTCAGCCCGAGCTCGCTCACGCCGAGCTGCTCGGCGAGGTCGGCGACGCGTGTCTCAAGACCCGGCTCCAGGTGGCGGATGAGAGCGAGGAGGCGCCGGGCCCGGTTTGCGTGCGAGCCGTCACCCATGTGCCTCGGCCACCTCCTCGAGTCCCGCCGAGAGCTCCTCGGCCAGAGCGGGAGGAGAGAGGATCTCGATGCCGGGGCCGTTCGCGATGGTCCAGCGCAAGAGGCGCCTCCGGTCACGCGCGGTGATCTTCCAGTGCAGCCGCGTATCGGCGCCGTCCGCGACCTCAAGCGTGCCGACGCCGAAGGTCAACGCGCGAGCGCGCCACGCCGCTGCCGAAGAGAACGCGAGCGTGGCCTCGAACGGTTCGCCGTGGCCGTACTGGAAGGGCAGTCCGATGAACGAACGGACGTCGAATCCGTCCAGACGCTCGAAATCGGGCGACTTGGGCCGTGCGGTGTTCGGGGTCAGCTTATCGATACGAGCGACAGCAAAAACGCGCATCTCATCGGTTGCGGCGTCTCGGCCCACGACGTACCAGCGGCCCTCGCGCAAGAACAATCCGTACGGCTCGATCTCGCGGGCGCGCCGCTCGCCCGCCGAGTTCACGTACTCAAACGCGACACGCTTTCTTGAAGATGCCGCTGCCGACAAGGTAGCCACCCGTTCACCCTGGGAGGCCGGATCCTCATCAGCTAGGCGGGAAGACGCGGGGGAGGGAGAGATGTCGAGCGCCGCGATTTTGGTGAGCGCGAAGCGAAGATCCTCGGCGAAGGGAAACCCCGGATCGCCGAGGAGCGCGGTCGCGACGGTGCGCATGGCGACCGTCTCTTCACGTGAGAGGGTGAGGCTGGTCGCGAACGTGGACGCGGTGTCGAGGAGGTTGCGTCCATCGGGGGTCGATGTGATGACGAGACCTGCTTCGCGAAGACTTTCCTTGTCGCGCTCGAACATCCGTTCAAAGGTGTCGTAGTCCTGGGTCTCAGGATAGCCAAGCACCTCGGATCGAACACGTTCGGTCGACACAGGTTCACGCGCCGACGCCAGGAACAGGGCAAGATTGACGAGTCGCTCTATCGCGGCAGACACACAAGGCCTCCTCGGCAGGGTCCTGGCGATTGTATCGCAGCCGGACTGGAGCGGTCCCGGGGGTGGGGTGAGAGTGGGGGATATCGTGCCGACGTTTGTTCGGCAAAAGGAAACGAGGCGCGTGGGGGGCGCGCCTCGTCTATAAGAGCTGGCGGGATCCGCCCCTGAGGGGGGAGGAGAGGGCGGGT is part of the Clostridiales bacterium genome and harbors:
- a CDS encoding WYL domain-containing protein; protein product: MSAAIERLVNLALFLASAREPVSTERVRSEVLGYPETQDYDTFERMFERDKESLREAGLVITSTPDGRNLLDTASTFATSLTLSREETVAMRTVATALLGDPGFPFAEDLRFALTKIAALDISPSPASSRLADEDPASQGERVATLSAAASSRKRVAFEYVNSAGERRAREIEPYGLFLREGRWYVVGRDAATDEMRVFAVARIDKLTPNTARPKSPDFERLDGFDVRSFIGLPFQYGHGEPFEATLAFSSAAAWRARALTFGVGTLEVADGADTRLHWKITARDRRRLLRWTIANGPGIEILSPPALAEELSAGLEEVAEAHG